One stretch of Natrinema salaciae DNA includes these proteins:
- a CDS encoding GYD domain-containing protein produces the protein MPTYATLVDFADQDIQNAQELASIWGDIRTEFEEHGADLHDSYAALGEHDFLVIFETADNEAAFKSALTLHRHGLEGKTMEIVDTNDFSNVVDEI, from the coding sequence ATGCCCACTTACGCCACGCTCGTCGACTTCGCCGATCAGGACATCCAGAACGCACAGGAACTCGCGTCGATCTGGGGCGACATCCGAACGGAGTTCGAGGAACACGGCGCGGATCTCCACGACTCCTACGCCGCCCTCGGCGAGCACGACTTCCTCGTCATCTTCGAGACCGCGGACAACGAGGCGGCGTTCAAGTCGGCGCTGACCCTCCACCGACACGGTCTCGAGGGCAAGACCATGGAGATCGTCGACACGAACGACTTCTCGAACGTCGTCGACGAAATCTGA
- a CDS encoding potassium transporter TrkA, with amino-acid sequence MQSLPVDLLVEVLLGLYLGLLTGIVPAFVAGSLGFLVRYFTGVTLPGFGVVVLALSIASVQGGLLGLVEPTITQSPRLLVAVLVVLMLALYAHNQGDKLGSELPRRLSLTRLRQRTLSADVVELVGSVGQVSVRPTGEIRDMEGYPPLSADLRRDLKAGSWRLPADIPLSELESRLEERLRTDHDLADVDVAIDQRGRATIVAAPPSGALSRRVPTGQRAVSVTTLVPTGLARGDDVTVRDGDRSIAGTVLSARTAVDDEHTASAVPDESAADVATDGGDAASAMADAKPSAATAGGQGRVTIAVARRDVSAVLEAESPRLVVRSRGTSREFEAFALVKREGYAIHRFTVGATGPDDETSELDDPASAADVTILAVRRQGSETGGRRHGWVFGPGIERRLEPGDEAFVAGPERVTEAFVEEIAR; translated from the coding sequence ATGCAATCGCTTCCGGTCGACCTGCTGGTCGAAGTGCTGCTCGGCCTGTATCTCGGCCTCCTGACCGGCATCGTCCCCGCGTTCGTCGCCGGCTCGCTGGGCTTTCTCGTCCGGTATTTCACCGGCGTCACGCTGCCCGGGTTCGGTGTGGTCGTCCTCGCGCTGTCGATCGCCAGCGTCCAGGGCGGGTTGCTCGGGCTCGTCGAACCGACCATCACCCAGTCGCCGCGACTGTTGGTCGCCGTGCTGGTCGTCCTCATGCTCGCACTTTACGCCCACAACCAGGGCGACAAGCTCGGGTCCGAACTCCCGCGCCGGCTCTCGTTGACCCGCCTCCGCCAGCGCACGCTCTCGGCCGACGTCGTCGAACTCGTCGGCTCGGTCGGGCAGGTCTCCGTCCGTCCGACCGGCGAGATCCGTGACATGGAGGGCTACCCGCCGCTGTCGGCCGATCTCAGGCGGGATCTCAAGGCCGGATCCTGGCGGCTCCCCGCGGACATCCCGCTCTCGGAACTCGAGTCCCGACTCGAGGAGCGCCTCCGAACGGACCACGACCTCGCGGACGTCGACGTCGCGATCGACCAGCGGGGGCGGGCGACGATCGTCGCGGCACCGCCGTCCGGCGCGCTCTCGCGACGGGTGCCGACGGGCCAGCGCGCCGTCTCGGTGACGACGCTCGTCCCGACGGGGCTCGCTCGCGGAGACGACGTGACGGTTCGGGACGGCGACCGGTCGATCGCCGGAACGGTGCTGAGCGCCCGGACGGCGGTCGACGACGAACACACCGCGAGCGCCGTCCCCGACGAATCGGCCGCCGACGTCGCGACTGACGGCGGCGACGCCGCATCCGCGATGGCCGACGCGAAACCGAGCGCGGCGACCGCCGGCGGACAGGGTCGCGTCACCATCGCCGTCGCCCGACGAGACGTGAGCGCCGTCCTCGAGGCCGAGTCGCCGCGGCTCGTCGTTCGATCCCGCGGGACGAGCCGCGAGTTCGAGGCGTTCGCGCTGGTCAAACGCGAGGGGTACGCCATCCACCGGTTCACGGTCGGCGCGACCGGGCCGGACGACGAGACGAGCGAACTCGACGACCCCGCTTCGGCGGCGGACGTGACGATCCTCGCGGTGCGACGGCAGGGCAGCGAGACGGGGGGCCGCCGCCACGGCTGGGTGTTCGGTCCCGGCATCGAACGGCGGCTCGAGCCCGGCGACGAGGCGTTCGTGGCCGGCCCGGAGCGTGTGACCGAGGCGTTCGTGGAGGAGATCGCGCGATGA
- a CDS encoding M48 family metallopeptidase, whose amino-acid sequence MRLRSTIGLAGRAVGAGVIGLGTLVGLGLALAAIGGVCFAAFGVIVADQVIDPGFGTLAVGFAAGTILSFGVWMAGVRKAIRSSRRELLRNTEPIDLDENGRIGAATRRTAATFGLPMPKLRHHPASTPIACTTSYDGEPIVVVSDGLLETLSDAELEAVVAHELAHLSNGDHRLMTWMLVPLVASEEFYEMMHEEDEFDPRVLPWLAIGRLLIGSSALGVGLFSRGREFAADRAAVAATGDPAALAAALERLDSSAGGRPPEDLRKHARSLDAMSVLPTLDPECDGGGGLFATHPATERRLERLRRLAAA is encoded by the coding sequence GTGCGGCTCCGATCTACTATCGGGCTCGCGGGACGCGCAGTCGGTGCCGGTGTAATCGGTCTCGGGACGCTCGTCGGGCTCGGACTGGCGCTCGCGGCGATCGGCGGCGTCTGTTTCGCCGCGTTCGGGGTCATCGTGGCCGACCAGGTGATCGATCCCGGTTTCGGGACGCTCGCCGTCGGATTCGCTGCGGGGACGATCCTCTCGTTCGGCGTGTGGATGGCCGGCGTTCGAAAAGCGATCCGCAGCAGCCGACGGGAACTCCTTCGGAACACCGAGCCGATCGACCTGGACGAAAACGGCCGCATCGGGGCCGCGACCCGCAGAACCGCGGCCACGTTCGGTCTGCCGATGCCGAAACTGCGACACCACCCCGCGAGCACGCCGATCGCGTGCACCACGTCGTACGACGGCGAGCCGATCGTCGTCGTCTCCGACGGACTCCTCGAGACGCTCTCCGACGCGGAACTCGAGGCCGTCGTCGCCCACGAGCTCGCTCACCTCTCGAACGGCGACCACCGGTTGATGACGTGGATGCTCGTCCCACTGGTCGCGTCGGAGGAGTTCTACGAGATGATGCACGAGGAAGACGAGTTCGATCCGCGCGTCCTCCCCTGGCTGGCGATCGGCCGGCTGCTGATCGGCAGTTCGGCACTCGGCGTCGGGCTGTTTTCCCGGGGCCGAGAGTTTGCAGCCGACCGCGCTGCCGTCGCCGCCACCGGCGACCCCGCCGCGCTCGCGGCGGCCCTCGAGCGACTCGATTCCTCGGCGGGCGGCCGACCGCCCGAAGACCTCCGGAAACACGCCCGTTCCCTCGACGCGATGTCCGTGCTCCCGACGCTGGACCCGGAGTGTGACGGCGGCGGCGGCCTCTTCGCGACCCATCCCGCCACGGAGCGGCGACTCGAGCGGTTGCGACGGCTGGCGGCGGCGTAG
- a CDS encoding GNAT family N-acetyltransferase codes for MSSDSDLEIRRATHDDYDAVTEFTGGIWPDRGGDYIPRIYHDWLEDEPGQGKKTFLADVDGEAAGIVQGVMLSPDEAWFQGMRVAADYRRRGVSHRLNEATFEWAREQGATIGRVMIFSWNAASFGAARASGYEPITEFRFAHPEPDPDAEGPSRVSSDPATAWRYWTHSDARDRLSGLGLAPEESWAARELTRSDFERLADETAVFAVERDDGLAGTAYRSRTYDRAVDDPDGADAAADDATTETWAEYGIGAWADVDAARSLFAAIARDAADCGADETRVLIPETPRHVTDAPYAGVDISEEPDFVLGIDLTGH; via the coding sequence ATGTCATCCGATTCCGACCTCGAGATCCGCCGCGCAACCCACGACGATTACGACGCCGTCACCGAGTTCACGGGCGGCATCTGGCCCGACCGAGGCGGCGACTACATCCCCCGGATCTACCACGACTGGCTCGAGGACGAGCCCGGTCAGGGGAAGAAAACCTTCCTCGCGGACGTCGACGGCGAGGCCGCGGGGATCGTGCAGGGCGTCATGCTCTCGCCGGACGAGGCCTGGTTCCAGGGGATGCGCGTCGCGGCCGACTACCGGCGGCGGGGCGTGAGCCATCGGCTGAACGAGGCCACGTTCGAGTGGGCCCGCGAACAGGGGGCGACGATCGGTCGCGTGATGATCTTCTCGTGGAACGCGGCCTCGTTCGGCGCCGCACGAGCCAGCGGCTACGAACCGATCACCGAGTTTCGGTTCGCCCATCCGGAGCCCGATCCGGACGCCGAGGGACCGTCTCGGGTCTCGAGCGATCCGGCGACCGCGTGGCGGTACTGGACCCACAGCGACGCTCGCGACCGGCTGAGCGGACTTGGGCTCGCACCCGAGGAGTCGTGGGCAGCCAGGGAACTCACGAGAAGCGATTTCGAGCGGCTGGCCGACGAAACGGCCGTGTTCGCCGTCGAGCGCGACGACGGACTCGCGGGGACGGCCTATCGATCGCGAACGTACGACAGGGCAGTCGACGATCCCGACGGTGCCGACGCCGCGGCCGACGACGCGACGACCGAGACGTGGGCCGAGTACGGCATCGGCGCGTGGGCGGACGTCGACGCCGCGCGGTCGCTGTTCGCCGCGATCGCTCGAGACGCCGCCGACTGCGGTGCCGACGAGACGCGCGTCCTGATTCCCGAAACACCCCGACACGTCACCGACGCCCCCTACGCCGGCGTCGACATTTCCGAGGAGCCGGACTTCGTGCTGGGGATCGATCTGACGGGACACTGA
- a CDS encoding ubiquitin-like small modifier protein 1, translating into MATEWKLFADLAERAGDKHVTVDAAAGDTVGDALEELVADRPDLEGRVLEGDGDLRSQINVLRNGTNVLVEEEGLETELEEGDELALFPPVSGG; encoded by the coding sequence ATGGCCACGGAGTGGAAACTGTTCGCGGACCTCGCCGAACGCGCTGGCGACAAACACGTGACCGTCGACGCCGCCGCCGGCGACACCGTCGGCGACGCTCTCGAGGAACTCGTCGCGGACCGTCCCGACCTCGAGGGTCGCGTGCTCGAGGGCGACGGCGACCTTCGATCGCAGATCAACGTGTTGCGCAACGGAACGAACGTGCTGGTCGAAGAGGAGGGGCTGGAGACGGAACTCGAGGAAGGCGACGAGTTGGCGCTGTTCCCGCCGGTTAGCGGCGGATAG
- the mfnA gene encoding tyrosine decarboxylase MfnA: MRDMQSEPQAFDRVLSSMCTDPHPAARDAAERFLATNPGDPGTYPTVATLEDDAIEQLGEIAGLDDPAGYITSGGTEANIQAVRIARERAGTRTPNVVMPESGHFSFRKAADLLGVELRVVPTDDDHRTALEAVRASVDDDTAAVIGVAGTTEYGRVDPIPELGEIARSVDALLHVDAAWGGFVLPFTDYDWQFAHAPVDTMTIDPHKMGQAAVPSGGLLVRSPDLLDALAVDTPYLESTAQATLTGTRSGAGVASAVAAMDELWPDGYRRQYVRSQNNADWLADALEKRGYEVADPTLPLVAADVPRSTFDALRAKGWRISRTGTGELRIVCMPHVTREMLASFVGDLDRLEVRASVPVASDD, encoded by the coding sequence ATACGTGATATGCAATCGGAGCCGCAAGCGTTCGATCGGGTTCTCTCGTCGATGTGTACGGACCCTCACCCGGCGGCGCGCGACGCGGCGGAGCGGTTTCTCGCGACGAACCCCGGTGACCCCGGCACGTATCCGACCGTCGCGACGCTCGAGGACGACGCCATCGAGCAGTTGGGCGAGATCGCGGGCCTCGACGATCCGGCGGGGTACATCACCAGCGGCGGCACGGAGGCGAACATCCAGGCCGTCCGGATCGCCCGCGAGCGGGCGGGGACCCGAACGCCGAACGTCGTCATGCCCGAGTCCGGCCACTTCAGTTTCCGGAAGGCCGCCGACCTGCTCGGCGTCGAACTCCGGGTCGTTCCGACCGACGACGACCACCGCACGGCGCTCGAGGCCGTCCGCGCGTCCGTCGACGACGACACCGCCGCGGTGATCGGCGTCGCGGGAACGACCGAATACGGCCGCGTCGACCCGATCCCCGAACTCGGCGAGATCGCTCGATCCGTCGATGCGCTGCTCCACGTCGACGCCGCGTGGGGCGGCTTCGTCCTCCCGTTTACCGACTACGACTGGCAGTTCGCCCACGCGCCCGTCGACACGATGACGATCGACCCCCACAAGATGGGGCAGGCCGCGGTTCCATCCGGCGGGCTCCTCGTCCGGTCGCCCGACCTGCTCGACGCGCTCGCCGTCGATACGCCCTACCTCGAGTCGACCGCCCAGGCGACCCTGACCGGAACCCGATCGGGTGCGGGCGTCGCCAGCGCCGTCGCCGCGATGGACGAACTGTGGCCGGACGGGTACCGCCGGCAGTACGTCCGCTCGCAGAACAACGCCGACTGGCTGGCCGACGCCCTCGAGAAACGCGGGTACGAGGTCGCCGACCCCACGCTGCCGCTGGTCGCGGCCGACGTCCCGCGGTCGACGTTCGACGCGCTGCGGGCGAAGGGGTGGCGGATCTCGCGGACCGGGACCGGCGAGTTGCGGATCGTCTGTATGCCCCACGTCACCCGCGAGATGCTGGCCTCCTTCGTCGGCGATTTAGATCGGCTCGAGGTGCGCGCGAGCGTGCCGGTCGCGAGCGACGATTGA
- the gatD gene encoding Glu-tRNA(Gln) amidotransferase subunit GatD, protein MNPGDRVRVERADRTYEGVLLPSSTDDQLVVKLEGGYNVGVDREEAAVSVLAEDVYEIDGTDSTGADDAGSEIEFDDDLPTVSLISTGGTIASTVDYRTGAVTAQFDAEDVLRAVPDLAGRANYRGRVVANILSENMEPPIWQDLAEAVREEIEAGADGVVVMHGTDTMQYSASALSFMLETPVPVVFTGSQRSADRPSSDNVMNAVSAVEAAKSDCAEVLVCMHASESDDVCALHRGTRVRKNHTSRRDAFETVGAKPLGEVDYETEAVEFRREYRERGAVDLAIEPALESGVELLKFTPGMDPAFLDVVEGAAGLVIEGTGLGHVHTDLIPRLEELIDGGTTVVMTSQCLEGRVCDRVYDTGRDLLEAGVIEGGDTLPGTATVKLMWALENADDVEEAMETSLAGEIQERSVPWE, encoded by the coding sequence ATGAACCCAGGCGACCGCGTCCGCGTCGAGCGCGCGGACCGCACGTACGAAGGCGTGTTGCTCCCCTCGAGCACCGACGACCAGCTCGTGGTAAAACTCGAGGGCGGCTACAACGTCGGCGTCGACCGCGAGGAAGCCGCCGTGTCGGTCCTCGCCGAGGACGTCTACGAGATCGACGGCACCGATTCGACGGGGGCCGACGACGCGGGCTCGGAGATCGAGTTCGACGACGACCTGCCGACGGTTTCGCTGATCTCGACCGGCGGGACCATCGCCTCGACGGTCGACTACCGCACCGGCGCGGTGACGGCGCAGTTCGACGCCGAGGACGTCCTGCGCGCCGTTCCCGACCTCGCGGGCCGCGCAAACTACCGCGGTCGCGTCGTCGCGAACATCCTGTCGGAGAACATGGAGCCGCCGATCTGGCAGGACCTCGCCGAGGCAGTCCGGGAGGAGATCGAAGCCGGTGCCGACGGCGTCGTCGTCATGCACGGCACCGACACGATGCAGTACTCCGCCTCGGCGCTCTCGTTCATGCTCGAGACGCCGGTCCCGGTCGTCTTCACCGGCTCGCAGCGCTCGGCCGACCGGCCGTCGTCGGACAACGTGATGAACGCCGTCTCTGCCGTCGAGGCCGCGAAGAGCGACTGCGCTGAGGTTCTGGTCTGTATGCACGCCTCCGAGTCGGACGACGTCTGCGCGCTCCACCGCGGCACGCGCGTGCGGAAGAACCACACTTCGCGCCGGGACGCGTTCGAGACCGTCGGCGCGAAGCCGCTCGGCGAAGTCGACTACGAGACCGAAGCCGTCGAGTTCCGCCGCGAGTATCGGGAGCGCGGTGCCGTCGACCTCGCCATCGAACCCGCCCTCGAGAGCGGCGTCGAACTCCTCAAGTTCACGCCCGGAATGGACCCCGCGTTCCTCGACGTCGTCGAAGGCGCTGCAGGGCTCGTCATCGAGGGCACCGGTCTCGGCCACGTCCACACCGACCTCATCCCGCGGCTCGAGGAGTTGATCGACGGCGGCACGACGGTCGTCATGACGAGCCAGTGTCTCGAGGGACGGGTCTGCGACCGGGTCTACGACACCGGTCGCGACCTGCTCGAGGCCGGCGTTATCGAGGGCGGCGACACGCTGCCGGGGACGGCGACGGTCAAGTTGATGTGGGCGCTCGAGAACGCGGACGACGTCGAGGAGGCGATGGAGACCTCGCTGGCCGGCGAGATTCAGGAGCGGTCGGTTCCCTGGGAGTGA
- a CDS encoding potassium channel family protein, protein MFPDTTPHLDDRPVLRRTLAPIGVFVAIVVAGIAGFAALGNVGLVEAAFWLVDLTSVDLHFQEHAGPERATKAYAILVTAGLVLSGLWIGETVVTEVFGGRIPTAVSRATMQRQIDTTDGHVIVCGYGMFGRTVANRLAEAGRTVVVVEINGDNATRAREDGHLLVEGDARREQVLRTAGVDRATKLVAAIDDSNVNIQIAIVSGTAASTTEILVRVGDEMYESVAKEAGADEVVIPEVVSGERVTRLLERPAD, encoded by the coding sequence GTGTTCCCCGATACCACCCCACACCTCGATGATCGGCCTGTTCTGCGCCGGACGCTGGCACCGATCGGCGTCTTCGTCGCGATCGTCGTCGCGGGAATTGCGGGCTTTGCGGCGCTCGGGAACGTCGGCCTCGTGGAGGCGGCGTTCTGGCTGGTCGATCTCACGAGCGTCGATCTCCACTTTCAGGAGCACGCCGGTCCCGAGCGGGCGACCAAGGCCTACGCTATTCTGGTGACGGCCGGGCTCGTTCTGTCGGGACTGTGGATCGGTGAGACGGTCGTCACCGAGGTGTTCGGGGGGCGGATTCCGACGGCGGTCTCACGAGCAACAATGCAACGACAAATCGACACCACTGACGGGCACGTCATCGTTTGCGGCTACGGAATGTTCGGACGAACGGTCGCCAACCGGCTCGCGGAGGCGGGTCGGACGGTCGTCGTCGTCGAAATAAACGGCGATAACGCAACGCGCGCTCGAGAGGACGGGCACCTGCTCGTCGAGGGCGACGCCAGACGGGAGCAGGTGTTGCGGACCGCCGGGGTCGACCGGGCGACGAAACTCGTCGCCGCGATCGACGACTCGAACGTCAACATCCAGATCGCGATCGTCAGCGGGACGGCCGCGTCGACGACCGAAATTCTCGTTCGGGTCGGCGACGAGATGTACGAATCGGTCGCGAAGGAGGCCGGCGCCGACGAGGTCGTCATTCCCGAAGTCGTCAGCGGCGAACGCGTCACCCGGCTGCTCGAGCGGCCGGCGGACTGA
- a CDS encoding TrkA C-terminal domain-containing protein, with protein sequence MTASVVVAQLISSETLLNALVGILGFALLAGGAGAGVAFVYRWYSADEIPEGVAVLFGVAMVALWLNTQTALQQAISDETTLTDPATAVSTVGTFAASAIAADAGRRLGDFLARDVFMVATPRTITEVTQLVRAAGRVVTVELPDEIGDVDGYDAVDESVKAELAGQTLLFPRRLTVDELRERLVARLERDFGIGHVDVDLEADGTVAYIAVGSRQAGIGPTLAPGTVAVAFSGDPAADASPGDAVRIWTRDEGATVRIAGGELRATADDVVTVALDADDARDLEPDRDYRLVTLPGSPDSERELVSLLRAADETVTSVSVGPDDPLADVRIDALPVLVVALKRAADAEDHLPLPAGDVRLAAGDVAYVLGRPAALRRVTERTLDRRADPSRAGDRAPAEGGPEGPEGPESDRDPEPERPRER encoded by the coding sequence ATGACCGCGTCGGTGGTCGTCGCCCAGCTGATCTCGTCCGAGACCCTGCTGAACGCGCTCGTTGGGATCCTCGGCTTCGCGCTGCTCGCTGGCGGGGCCGGAGCCGGCGTCGCGTTCGTCTACCGGTGGTACAGCGCCGACGAAATCCCCGAGGGCGTCGCGGTCCTGTTCGGCGTCGCGATGGTCGCGCTCTGGCTGAACACCCAGACGGCGTTGCAGCAGGCGATCAGCGACGAGACGACGCTGACCGATCCGGCTACCGCGGTCTCTACCGTCGGGACGTTCGCCGCCAGTGCGATCGCTGCCGACGCCGGGCGGCGGCTGGGCGACTTCCTCGCTCGGGACGTGTTCATGGTCGCGACGCCGCGGACGATCACCGAGGTCACGCAGCTCGTGCGCGCGGCCGGCCGCGTCGTCACGGTCGAACTACCCGACGAGATCGGCGACGTCGACGGCTACGACGCCGTCGACGAGTCGGTGAAAGCCGAACTCGCGGGGCAGACGTTGCTCTTCCCGCGGCGGCTCACCGTCGACGAACTGCGCGAGCGACTGGTCGCCCGCCTCGAGCGCGATTTCGGGATCGGCCACGTCGACGTCGACCTCGAGGCGGACGGAACGGTCGCGTACATCGCGGTCGGGAGCCGGCAGGCGGGCATCGGGCCGACGCTCGCGCCGGGGACCGTCGCCGTCGCGTTCTCGGGCGATCCCGCGGCCGACGCCAGTCCGGGCGACGCGGTCCGGATCTGGACGCGCGACGAGGGGGCGACCGTCCGGATCGCCGGCGGCGAACTCCGCGCGACCGCCGACGACGTCGTGACCGTCGCCCTCGACGCCGACGACGCGCGCGACCTCGAACCCGATCGCGACTACCGACTGGTGACGCTCCCGGGCAGTCCAGACTCCGAGCGAGAGCTCGTTTCCCTGCTCCGGGCGGCCGACGAGACGGTGACCTCCGTCTCCGTCGGGCCGGACGATCCGCTCGCGGACGTCCGGATCGACGCGCTGCCGGTCCTGGTCGTGGCGCTCAAGCGCGCGGCCGACGCCGAAGACCACCTGCCGCTCCCGGCGGGCGACGTTCGACTCGCGGCCGGCGACGTCGCCTACGTCCTCGGGCGGCCGGCGGCGCTGCGGCGAGTCACCGAGCGGACGCTGGATCGGCGGGCGGACCCGAGTCGAGCGGGAGACCGAGCGCCGGCCGAGGGCGGACCCGAGGGTCCCGAGGGACCGGAGTCGGACCGCGACCCCGAGCCCGAACGGCCACGGGAGCGGTAG
- the metG gene encoding methionine--tRNA ligase, which translates to MSHDDFPTENPAVVTCGLPYANGDLHIGHLRGYIGADAFNRALQTLGQESVYVCGSDMHGTPVAVNAEQEGVDPEDFALEWHEQYEETFPQFNVDFDNYGHTHDETNTELTQEIVRTLDDEGYIYEKEIQVAYDPEADQYLPDRYVEGTCPYCGAKARGDECDEGCQRHLEPGEVEDPTSTITGNPAEYRERTHKFFEVSEFADFLTDFLDGLEGTSNARNQPRQWIEDGLQDWCITRDMDWGIDYPDGGDADGDDLVLYVWVDAPIEYIASSKQYSERVGTDEFDWEQVWKGDGEIMHVIGRDIIQHHTIFWPAMLEGAGYNKPRGIAATGFITINGKGLSTSRNRAIWAKEYLEEGFHPDLLRYYLTTTGGLQQDVDFSWDAFQEKVNGELVGTVGNFWYRSLLFAYRNYEGTPDADVSEAVRERIEGAIGDVRESVNDYSMRGVGQAATQLAQFGNEYIQRNEPWKLTDDDPEAAAQVIRDCVQIAKAVGVLLEPIAPDKAQALWEQLGEDGAVADAHLEDALEAPPRDFEEPGELFEKIEDERVDELTAKLEDRVASAADDGDGDTAEANETETHDTDAGESEGMVDTDDLEPLTEDRIGFDDFQDLDIRVGRIETADGIEGADDLARLEVDIGFETRQIVAGIKQLHDLDELPGTKCVLLANMEPAELFGVESNGMILAAGEEADLLTTHGDAALGEKIK; encoded by the coding sequence ATGAGCCACGACGACTTCCCGACGGAGAATCCCGCCGTCGTGACCTGCGGGTTGCCGTACGCGAACGGGGACCTGCACATCGGTCACCTGCGGGGATACATCGGTGCAGACGCGTTCAACCGCGCGCTCCAGACGCTGGGCCAGGAGTCGGTCTACGTCTGCGGTTCGGACATGCACGGCACGCCGGTCGCCGTCAACGCCGAGCAGGAGGGTGTCGATCCCGAAGACTTCGCCCTCGAGTGGCACGAACAGTACGAGGAGACGTTCCCGCAGTTCAACGTCGACTTCGACAACTACGGCCACACCCACGACGAGACCAACACCGAACTGACCCAGGAGATCGTCCGGACGCTGGACGACGAGGGGTACATCTACGAGAAGGAGATCCAGGTCGCCTACGATCCCGAGGCCGACCAGTACCTCCCTGACCGCTACGTCGAGGGGACCTGCCCGTACTGCGGCGCGAAGGCCCGCGGCGACGAGTGCGACGAGGGCTGCCAGCGCCACCTCGAGCCGGGCGAGGTCGAGGACCCGACGAGCACGATCACGGGCAACCCCGCCGAGTACCGCGAGCGGACCCACAAGTTCTTCGAGGTCTCCGAGTTCGCCGACTTCCTCACCGACTTTTTGGACGGGCTCGAGGGGACTTCGAACGCGCGCAACCAGCCCCGGCAGTGGATCGAGGACGGCCTGCAGGACTGGTGTATCACGCGGGACATGGACTGGGGGATCGACTACCCCGACGGCGGAGACGCCGACGGTGACGACCTCGTCCTCTACGTCTGGGTCGACGCGCCGATCGAGTACATCGCGAGCTCGAAGCAGTACTCCGAGCGCGTCGGTACCGACGAGTTCGACTGGGAGCAGGTCTGGAAGGGCGACGGCGAAATTATGCACGTCATCGGCCGGGACATCATCCAGCACCACACGATCTTCTGGCCGGCGATGCTCGAGGGCGCGGGCTACAACAAACCGCGCGGGATCGCCGCGACCGGCTTCATCACGATCAACGGCAAGGGGCTCTCGACCAGCCGGAACCGCGCGATCTGGGCGAAGGAGTACCTCGAAGAAGGGTTCCACCCCGACCTGCTGCGATACTACCTGACGACGACCGGCGGCCTGCAACAGGACGTCGACTTCTCCTGGGACGCCTTCCAGGAGAAGGTCAACGGCGAACTCGTCGGCACCGTCGGCAACTTCTGGTACCGCTCGCTGCTGTTCGCCTACCGCAACTACGAGGGGACGCCGGACGCCGACGTCTCCGAAGCGGTCCGCGAGCGCATCGAGGGTGCCATCGGCGACGTCCGCGAGAGCGTCAACGACTACTCCATGCGCGGGGTCGGCCAGGCCGCCACGCAACTGGCCCAGTTCGGCAACGAGTACATCCAGCGCAACGAACCCTGGAAGCTCACCGACGACGACCCCGAGGCGGCCGCACAGGTCATCCGGGACTGCGTCCAGATCGCCAAGGCCGTCGGCGTCCTGCTCGAGCCGATCGCCCCCGACAAGGCCCAGGCGCTGTGGGAGCAACTCGGCGAGGACGGCGCGGTCGCGGACGCACACCTCGAGGACGCGCTCGAGGCTCCGCCCCGGGACTTCGAGGAACCGGGCGAACTCTTCGAGAAGATCGAAGACGAGCGGGTCGACGAACTCACGGCGAAGCTCGAAGACCGCGTCGCGTCGGCCGCGGACGACGGCGATGGAGACACAGCGGAGGCGAACGAAACCGAAACCCACGACACCGACGCGGGCGAATCCGAGGGTATGGTAGACACGGACGACCTCGAGCCGCTGACCGAGGACCGGATCGGCTTCGACGACTTCCAGGACCTGGACATTCGCGTCGGCCGGATCGAGACGGCCGACGGGATCGAGGGCGCGGACGACCTCGCGCGCCTCGAGGTCGACATCGGCTTCGAGACGCGCCAGATCGTCGCGGGGATCAAACAGCTGCACGACCTCGACGAACTGCCGGGGACGAAGTGCGTCCTGCTCGCGAACATGGAGCCTGCGGAGTTGTTCGGCGTCGAATCCAACGGGATGATCCTCGCCGCGGGCGAGGAGGCCGACCTGCTGACGACCCACGGCGACGCGGCCCTCGGCGAGAAGATCAAGTAG
- a CDS encoding SHOCT domain-containing protein — MDELVHRYAPEHPAGRTAVAIVASLIGVPTLVLGLVGLSGNAAAGILLSAIGIATLTVAGQLTRGVVRQATAASRASPTGERTDDVSVEDPVETLQRRYAEGEIGDEEFHHRLDRLLESDEEDRSTAGESRLLE; from the coding sequence ATGGACGAATTGGTTCACCGATACGCGCCGGAGCATCCCGCCGGGCGGACCGCCGTTGCGATCGTCGCCTCGCTGATCGGCGTTCCGACGCTGGTGCTTGGACTCGTCGGGCTATCCGGGAACGCTGCCGCGGGGATCCTCCTCTCCGCGATCGGTATCGCGACGCTCACCGTGGCCGGACAGCTCACACGCGGAGTCGTTCGACAGGCAACCGCCGCCTCCCGGGCCAGTCCGACCGGAGAGCGGACCGACGACGTGTCCGTCGAAGACCCGGTCGAGACGCTCCAACGGCGGTACGCGGAGGGCGAGATCGGTGACGAGGAGTTCCACCACCGCCTCGATCGACTGCTCGAGAGCGACGAGGAGGATCGGTCCACGGCGGGCGAGAGCCGACTCCTCGAGTAA